The Lemur catta isolate mLemCat1 chromosome X, mLemCat1.pri, whole genome shotgun sequence genome has a window encoding:
- the LOC123628226 gene encoding doublesex- and mab-3-related transcription factor C1-like, with protein MEPKEIPAVPCCPSDSECTTGRETGAPWGIELGPRRAIGRCDRCHNHGITTQIRGHKHFCLFQACKCHNCALFSEHRRILPAVSALKRGQRARLKRHLARGLIRSMAAPPKGHTHAKNLPVEGEVLTGKESNVLQPEAHIRTTPEEESSPGALLLDKPPEHLSLPCTPATLEQQLTVSLSGEPHGPLALLSICSTLILQPCATLDPLLLQPQAPKASDQAAVSASLEWQRKLEAAEALLTLRDSSQAPSDSISLHQPCGPPAPAGDKGLQPPSPSLHPRPASSLSLPIGHLGCISLLS; from the exons ATGGAACCCAAAGAAATACCTGCTGTGCCCTGCTGCCCCTCTGACTCCGAATGCACCACAGGGCGTGAGACTGGAGCCCCGTGGGGGATTGAACTTGGCCCCAGAAGAGCTATAGGTCGCTGTGACCGCTGCCACAACCATGGCATCACTACCCAAATCAGGGGCCACAAGCATTTCTGCCTCTTCCAGGCCTGCAAGTGTCACAATTGTGCCCTCTTCTC GGAGCACCGCAGGATCTTGCCTGCTGTGAGTGCCTTGAAGAGGGGGCAGCGGGCTCGGCTAAAGAGGCACCTGGCTCGAGGACTGATAAGGAGTATGGCTGCCCCTCCCAAAGGTCACACCCATGCCAAGAATTTGCCCGTGGAAGGAGAAGTCCTCA CTGGGAAGGAGAGCAACGTGCTGCAGCCTGAGGCCCACATCCGCACAACCCCCGAGGAG GAGAGCTCCCCAGGGGCTCTGCTGCTCGACAAGCCCCCAGAACATTTGTCTCTGCCCTGCACTCCAGCGACCTTGGAGCAGCAACTGACGGTTTCTCTTTCCGGGGAGCCCCACGGGCCTCTTGCCCTGCTCAGCAT ATGCTCAACTCTGATCCTCCAGCCCTGTGCCACCCTTGACCCTCTTCTACTGCAGCCACAG GCCCCCAAAGCCTCGGACCAGGCTGCGGTTTCTGCCTCCTTAGAGTGGCAGCGGAAGCTGGAGGCCGCTGAGGCTCTGCTGACTCTGAGAGACTCTTCCCAGGCCCCTTCGGACTCCATCTCCCTGCACCAGCCCTGCGGCCCACCAG CTCCTGCTGGAGATAAAGGactccagcctcccagcccctctctccaccccaggcCAGCCAGCTCCCTCTCGCTGCCTATTGGACATCTGGGGTGCATCTCCCTCTTGAGCTAG